GGTATCCCGGTGAAACAGGCACGCCGCAATGCTTTGAAACTACTGGCTGATCTGGGATTGTCCGATAAAACAAATGCCATGGCCTACGGACTTTCAGGTGGTATGAAACGCAGGCTTAACATTTGCCTGGCCCTGATCCACGACCCGGAATTGCTCATACTTGATGAACCTGAAGCAGGCCTCGATCCGCAAAGCAGGATACTGGTCAGGGATTATATCAGGAACATGGGAAATCAGAAAACCGTTATCCTTACCACGCATAATATGGATGAAGCCGACAGGCTTGCGGACCGAATTGCCATCATGGATTACGGCAAACTGCTGAAACTGGATACGCCTTCGAAACTGAAAGCAACAGTGGGTAGCGGAAACTTACTTGAATTATTTCTGAAGGGATCTCCAGAAGCCATTCTTGCATTTAAAAATAAACCTGAAATTGTTCCAAGGCTTGTAAACCCTGAATCTTCAGAAATTCTCCTAAGGCATGAAGATTTTACAGAGGTTTTTACCCTGGTGAATGCGCTTACAGCGGATTGCGGAATAACCATCAGTGAATTCAGGCTTCGTGAGAATACTCTCGAAGATGTTTTTATTCAATTAACCGGCAGAACCCTTCGGCAATGAAACTATTCAGTGTTATTACAAAGAGCTTTAGAGAGCAGGTAAGAAGTTACTGGGTGCTGCTTTTGTCGCTCATCATGGGGCCGTTCTTTATATTTGTCTATTACCTCATTGTGGAATCATCAAAGCCCGGTTATGATGTGCTTGTCCTGAATAATGACAAGGGGTACGTTACAGGTAATTTAAGCGAAAACATGGGCCGCTCGGCCATTGCCTACATTTCTGAAAGCATTGCCGATTCTTCATTTATTCCTGTCCGTTTAAAGGAAATAACAGACAGGGAAACAGGCATTTCAAGTATAAAAAATAAAGAATCGGATGCCCTCATTATTTTTCCCCCGGAATTTTCTTCGCGTATCCGTGAAAGGATAAACAATGATTCAACAGGGGGCATACCCGTTGAAATTGTCGGTGACGTTACATCCGCCGGTTATTTGCTTTCGGCAATATGGGTGAATGAAACCATAAACAACTACCTGAACGAGGCGACAGGTAATAAAAACCTGCTGGATGTACA
The sequence above is drawn from the Bacteroidales bacterium genome and encodes:
- a CDS encoding ABC transporter ATP-binding protein, which produces MKPMVEVDRVVKKFGDFTAVNDLSFTVEENEIFGLLGPNGAGKTTTINMICGLLSPSVGSIRFPKNGNKFQKYGIGFCSQENILYPRLTCFEQLVFTGNMFGIPVKQARRNALKLLADLGLSDKTNAMAYGLSGGMKRRLNICLALIHDPELLILDEPEAGLDPQSRILVRDYIRNMGNQKTVILTTHNMDEADRLADRIAIMDYGKLLKLDTPSKLKATVGSGNLLELFLKGSPEAILAFKNKPEIVPRLVNPESSEILLRHEDFTEVFTLVNALTADCGITISEFRLRENTLEDVFIQLTGRTLRQ